The Thunnus thynnus chromosome 19, fThuThy2.1, whole genome shotgun sequence genome contains the following window.
CTTCCAGCTGCACGAATTGGAGCGAGCTTTCGAGAAGTCGCACTACCCGGACGTGTACAGCAGGGAGGAGCTGGCTCTGAAAGTCAACCTGCCGGAGGTCCGAGTCCAGGTATGTCCCCCCCAAAAACTCATCACAACTCTTATTTCTTCTATTTAGTCACTCTTCCTTATCGTGCAGGCCTGCTGCGTGTATACATTGTGCATACAGGCCTGCAGGCACTAGAGTGAGACGGATATTTTGtggtcatacacacacacacacacacataaactatatttttataaatgcaTGAGATGATGTTTCCTAAATGACATCTcatatattaaatgttttattacaaaaagtTTAGGGTAAACCTAAAATCACTGCATCCAGTAAATCAGAAACttgagaaaacagagaaattcaTGATGCCTATTGATTTAAACCGTtcacattaatttaatttgtacaGTTATATTTCACCCTGCCATgaaatcataaatataaaactgcAAGAATTGTCCCACtactactagtagtagtagtgctACTTGGCTACTAACGTTTGTAATTCCCCAGTTTGTTTTAAACTCTTCACATCTGCAAAGAGGAGAATATTTATAGCTGTCTTTACTTTTGGAGGAACTGCTGCTGGAGGGAAAAGgctatttgatttatttgtctgaattttaacagagaaaaagagttttttttttacaaaatgtttggcTTGCCTCAGAaatagaggggaaaaaatcaaTTACCACCGATTTAACActataagaaaatgaaaaattgtaaaTTCAACTAGTTTCTTAAAACGTTATTATTGCAACAATCACTCATTGCTGATTGCAGCATTACAATTTAATGCAAAGTAATTAGTTTAATAGCTGTAATCTTCACTGGGTCTTTATATCTTATATTCTTCTTCTAAATATTTGATTCACACAgtataatattaaacataataCACTAAAAAAGGCTTTAAGATACAGACTTTGATTAAAAGTGTGGTTTTTCCCTTTCCTCTTCTATCcattatgtgtatttgttgacCTCGGTGGCGAGTTGCAGCTTATATTTGCCCTCACAGaggtaaataaagttttaatgagttaaaaaattaaatcctGCTCTTTGATTCCAGGTGTGGTTTCAAAACCGTCGGGCCAAATGGCGTCGGCAGGAGAAGCTGGAGGTGAGCTCCATCAAGCTCCAggacacctcctcctcctctctgctctccttcaGCCGCTCTCCCACCAACTCCCTGGGCTCCGGCCTGCAGCTGGACCCCTGGCTCACCACCCCGatcaccacctccacctccctgCAGTCCCTCCCGGGCTTTATTGGCGGCTCGCAGGGCCTCCCGGGCACTTACACCCCTTCACCTCCCCCCTCCATGCCCTCTTCTTTGCCTTTCCTCAACTCCCCGGCCCTGGGACACAGCCCTCACCTGCCCCACATCGGCTCTATGTGCCCCCCACCCCCGGCGTACCAGTGCTCAGCTGATCCAAGGAACTCCAGTATTGCCTCACTGAGGATGAAGGCCAAGGAACACATTCAGTCTATTGGGAAGACGTGGTGATGCTGAGTGGAGGTTCAGATCACATCTGCCGCGTCTTTTGAAAAACTGACTTCATCCTCATGCTGATGGGATTGTTTAATTTTGGAAGAACTACAGCTGACATCCAGGATTAGAGTCATCCTGATCACTTATACGGAGAGGCTGTGACACCAACTGTGAAAAGTCCTGTAAAATATGAAACCATTGACTACTCTGTTACTTTCTAGTTCTctggtgtttttctttatgttctCTGCAAACTCTTTTTACTGTTAagtttcacattcattcagCCCAGTCTCATTTTTATCCGATGTTATGTTGCCAATATAACAGAGTCCTTTAGCACCCatcagtatttattttactcttaTAAATGGAGCACTCCTCATTTTGATTCATTCTGCCTTGCTGGTTTTTTTATCCAAGTGTTTGGTCTCCATCATGAATGGTTcatcaaatgtgaatattttctccatacaataaactttatatgtaaaaaatcaacaaacaaattGATGACTAATCAAGTTCTCCCAGACATATGAAACATGTATTTCATGGCTGTTCATTAATCATGCTGCGGCTATAGGAGGTACAGCAGACTGTATGAGAGCTCTGCACACATAAATGTGGGGAAATAGGAGTACAGCACCCCTTAGTGGTGGATTTCACTAACATAACTATCACACTGGGAGAAAAGCTTTTTccataaaaagcattaaaaccTAAGAACACATTTAACAAGGTTTTCAGCTGTAATTTTTCAAGATTTATAAGAATTTGTGGTCTAAAACCATCTGATCATGGACACTGACTGACGCATTAAGGGCTCCAGTCCTACTGTAAATGTCGGATCAAAACATCTATAAACATGAATCTCTTTATGGTATCAAGTTTCATACCACTGTAGCATGTTACCATTAATTTAAAGTAGCATAGATAAACATGGAGGGCGTGTTAAAGCAGCTTAAACTTCCagacttcctctctctgtttcagagAATGAGTTTGTCAACCCACTTATTTCCTCCTCATTAACTCCTGTAAACTTCATCCCATTCGCATGGGGGATTAGACTCATAATGATGGGGTGAAAGTGGCTTGTACCTCTATTGTTCACCAATCATCTGTGACAAATGAGGGAAGAGAAAACCTTCCTTTTGGCTTTAAGAGAAAGATGTGTGTAACCAAACTGTTTCAATTAGCATTTCCTATCATCTGCAACTCCTGAAGGCTAATAATAGTCCCTGTCATCATCCATCCTACTGTCTGAATAGACACTGAATgaatagttttgttttcatgtctgGTCATTTATATGATCCATCCCTCATGgaattattcagacacattatAACCCACCATCACTAACAGcacaatacatatatatcatccaaacataaacataaacctCCCACAAATAACGCTCCAGGAGATATCtcacaatgaaaaaacaacaacaaaaacagtggtgtttgagtgtgtgtgtgtgtgtgtgtgtgtgtatgtgtgtgtgtgtgtgtgtgtgtgtatggtagAGAGTGTGTGTCTTCTTTCTGATTAGAAAAAGGAGCGGAAATTGCTTTTAGAGGTCTGTAATTTTGATCTTGTTCACTTATCATGCACCACCTGACTGGTAAGATACTCAAAATGTAATACAGAAACTATAAATGCTCTTAAAATTGATCTTGAGCACCATCTGGTGGTATTAACTGGTTACTGTGCATGCAGGTGGCGCAAACATCATAAGCATTTGAACCACAAACAGTGAAtgtgtgataaaaacaaaaggcCACTTACGGCCTGCAAAGCATGATTAGACATCCACAATGCAGTTATCACAATGTTAAATTTATTCAGTATTCTCAGTTTAAGTGACATCACTTTGTCAGGTCAGTCTAAAATCAATCTGTCGTATGATATGCATATACAAATTTGAAATTACTGGTAAAATAAACTTCTATTGGTTTTCCCAACGTATTCTTACAGCAGAAAAACTATACAGTGTGATATATGTGATTACAGAGGGCACATGTTTATAGTTAAAGATGAAAGATTTCTGAAGTTTTTGAAACAGAATTTGTCTTGCATTCAGGTGGAGTCATCTTGCAGTTTCGAGGCCAGAAGAAGAAGGTCTGACATCTATAATGCAGTGATGAAATGGAGAAATACATGACATCATATTCTCAAAACAATATAGCTGAAATCAGTGTTCCccttaaaaaaaacctgtagCTCAAATAAAGGTGCATTAAGAATCACTGATTGTAAATGTTACCTCTCTGAGATAtttgtctctgtcttcttctctccagcCGCTGCGCAGCCAAAGCAGCCTGTCTGCAGTTTGTGGCATCGTCTGTTTTTGGTTCTTCTGTTGCAGCAGAGCCTCCATCAGACCCTCGTATCGGTCCAACTCTATGACCCCAGCTGTTTCTGAGGGTGTGAGGTAGTCACTGTCCTGGTTTGTGTCCTGCAGTTCCTTCGGGCTCTCGATGCTCTTCTTTCCCATCAAATGACCTGGAGGGTTGAACGTAACAGGATGCATTAACTGTTTTCTGGAAAAAATATCTGGTGTCAGGTTGTGGTCTGTCATACTCTGATTAACTACATTTGGGTTAAACTACACCATGATGGGCCCTAATCTGTGATTACATTAGTTAGTGTAATTAATTATACTAATTAAATCCACACTGTCACCATATGTCAAGGCTTGGTGGTTGTACTGTATTCAGTTTACACTCATCAAGCACTTTATCAGGAagacctgtgcaatctaatgcaatcaaAGGTCAtatttctactttatgtttattattgagggtGGTGatgtactggggtgcattatattaaaaaggGTTCCTTTTGTCTACCCCTATATCACCTTtctgataatgacaataaaatatgtaaatattttcttcagTGGACCTGTCCAGCAGAagatgagaagagaaaaaaacattttgtctatTACATGCATCATTATAATCATCATCAGAGCTAACACATTAATGCATGAAGATCACTGCATTATTATTGCACTTAAAGCTATTATAGCACATATTTGCACAAAAGAGCATCTGTCCTATAAAACATGCAGGGTTTTAACCCTAAAATATAGACAATTAAATACTTCTGATACACTTTTGATGCAACAAATAAACTGATTTGCTCTAAATATTATCACCTTCCATGGTGCATATTACCAATTAAACATtgcaaatacagtaaaaatcaaCATTACTTACTCCACCTgttgaaaatgttcagtttctcTTACCTACTGCCCAGTGATTGCCGCGTGGATACATTTTGccaacagctgctgcaggattCTCTGAGCAGTGCAACATGCAAGGTAACGAAGCCAGAATCATGAAGACTGGCCACACTGGTCTGCAGCATAAACACACTCCGCCCATGTTATCAAAGAAAATGTCAGATCTAAACCGAGGTAAATTAATCCTTAGTTGAAGTTAATCAGACTTGATCTAACTCTAGAAAATCTCcaccatattttatttataggaACCGATTtcgcagcagaggaggagggaaaaaaagctcCAGTTGCAGAGTTGTTGAAGTTACACTCACGATGCCTTTGATAGAAATGACTAATGATGAAAGTTAAATGCCCCTCCTGATACAGCTGTGCGTCAGCGGGTGTTTTTTAGAAGTGCCAATATGCCGGTACCAGGATGAGAAAGTGATGATGACAAATGGTCATCAATAGCCAGCCTGTAATTATTATTACTCACTATTATTTGTCCAGAGATTGCAAGGGTGATTGCAGGAGGTGCCAACGTCATTTCATGATGATGGACAGGATTTCTAGGTAATTGCTTCCGGCatgtggagaaaagagaggcaACAGccagacagtggtggaaaaagtactCTCTTAAGTATAAGCACAAAAGTCAAATGTGCTTATAGTAAAAGCACTCATGCAGAGTGGTATTACAAACAGCACGTAG
Protein-coding sequences here:
- the rx3 gene encoding retinal homeobox protein Rx3 — protein: MWLLGSPSQLMMMDERLSPSTRSIQSPGNPSTVHSIEAILGFKEDTIFHKSTSYSMTDKVLVKDAERNGDVTVTPMKKSHHYSESFDTGVCCASGTGEASVCPDSPDRDGKLSDDENPKKKHRRNRTTFTTFQLHELERAFEKSHYPDVYSREELALKVNLPEVRVQVWFQNRRAKWRRQEKLEVSSIKLQDTSSSSLLSFSRSPTNSLGSGLQLDPWLTTPITTSTSLQSLPGFIGGSQGLPGTYTPSPPPSMPSSLPFLNSPALGHSPHLPHIGSMCPPPPAYQCSADPRNSSIASLRMKAKEHIQSIGKTW
- the grp gene encoding gastrin-releasing peptide, which gives rise to MGGVCLCCRPVWPVFMILASLPCMLHCSENPAAAVGKMYPRGNHWAVGHLMGKKSIESPKELQDTNQDSDYLTPSETAGVIELDRYEGLMEALLQQKNQKQTMPQTADRLLWLRSGWREEDRDKYLREMSDLLLLASKLQDDST